The region ctaatcttttatcagccttgcgttcaggacgcttatgccgtttctgactctcaggtcaataatacacgaccagtgccgtccctgactagtcaatgtcatacacaagtaaagaagatctgctaagcatttaatatgcaatcaatgtccacatttatcgaccaacatgcctcaacaaccatcatgcatgtcatatacacagggtggagttttcttacctctggttcgagcgagaaatagaacaagaacaacccctgagaacgatcgacctttagattcattagcggttacctaatcataaccaattataacctccattaatgaaaatcaataatgaaagggtcttgatctaaaccccactctcggaccttgaaacgtacccacacggtgagtagattcgatcccgggccttaaggattgaaaccccgagccaaaaacccttaagaacactcaaaacgggattctgaaggatcagagtagcgctacagcgctgctcactagcgccccagcgctattctcagaaccccaaaccgcccaacagagcactgggtagcgctacagcgccccctgatgggcgctgtagcgctacacccagccagatcctcccctgaaacctcttccttcgactccttcaattccaactcgattttaatgcttccaaacctcatttttggtgccaaatgaacccaaaaaccatccccacaagccctaagcatcacaaccacaggcacccaagccaaaaactcccaacaaaaccaatcatccaacctagagatctcaactgaaaaccaaagctaaaacagagaaAGCCAtgaaatttaatggctagaaacttacctcaaactcagattatgatgctcttcaatggtggaacacactcccaagctctcaagacttattccccaagcttgaatcctcaagttaggctcaaaatccaaagagaaaatgagaaaaaataggtacgggagaggGCTTTGTTCTATGCTCTATTTTCTCTTCCTTAtatagccttcaatggcttaatactatcctaggggtgaaaagaccaaaatacccctaagtcaaataaacatttctaaaggctcccaaagGCAAATTTgacatttcccacctatttcgttaatcataattaactctccaattcccgctattctcaaaattctcaaacaccaataattcatatctcgttaccatttaattcccggcaacactctaatcattaaaatccctgagactcaccccgagccccgagcttaaacttgttatgactaaactgctaattagcactcaagatcgtctcatgtcgaatagctcgaacgaatccacattataatgtggcctcaacaataggtcaccgacatgcatacaaatatacgaTTACGCCATCGACGGGGCAAATTACCAACACACCCCTGTattgaaatgtggacccatatgcatgcatttaacatcatattataatataatttacataacacatgcatataatcatttaatggcataattaaacagttatagtcctcccagcctactaatccagccattaaaccgcattagggatttcggggcattacaattaacATAGCAAAATCTCATCTGCTGAAACTTGAATCGATCAAAAGCATCTCCACACAAAATCGTGTCTTCAGCCAAGGCACCCAAACTTCAGCAGCACCTTCCACCTCATGCAAAAGCTTCAAAACACCGGTGAGATCTTCAAGATCTGATCAAGAACAATAATCAAATCAATTCTAACAACAAATATGCAACCTCCATCCAACTCCGATCAACAAACCTTTAGCCAACTTCGATCGGAAAACCTCCAGCAACAATCGACAACCTCCGATCGGTTCTACagcaatctgatttttttttttcagatttgaatttttttttctaggtctaatttttttttttttaagatttggaattaacttgtaaaaaaattaatgtttaGGTAAATAATTGTTCATATTATTACATATATACCTTCTTCTTCTTGAGTTGCATATCAAAACTTGTTTATTTTCTTtggatctatatatatatatattatcttcaGGTCTGcaataggtaactagttaccttcacgttctgttatgtgtatatttatgggttctttatggtaaccagTTAACTTCACGTTCTGGTATGTGTGCatatttttaagatttttttttctatatttagaTCTGCAATAGGTAATTGGTAACCTTAATGATatgatatgtgtatatttatgtgttatttatggtaaccagttaccttcacgttctggtaTGAGTGTATATTACTAGGATCTTTATGGCAACCGGTTACCTCCACATTCtgatatgtgtgtatatttctgggttataagatcaaattatgttttttttttccttcaaatttaatgtttcttttcatatttattataagtaactcgtcacccctcgtatggtaactggttacccctcttatggcagaatgtTACTCCTCTTAGGGTAACGGTTACCCCTATGGATACatattatttaacctagctctaggatttttttttacattactatgaaaaatcaatcaagtaactagttATCTTACCcaaactttgaaaaaaaaaacgtacaatctaaatttttttttataataaataaaaaaatgtaaacacaattcatattacaaaaataataaaagaaaaaacaatttgcaaaacaaacaaagaaaaatttaaacataaaaatagttatataaaaaaatcaaataaactaaaaaaataataatcaaattacaaacgtacccttccaaattaataaaacttgattaaaagtaaaaatatggtataaactaacttttatacaaaaatataagaaaataaacctataaaattgaaaattcttaaaaaaataaatcatatattaactttttttttttttttaaaaaaagccatattttttaaatctctattaaaaaatccatataaaatatAGAGGGTGCTTGACTCCTTaactaaaaactgttttttgtttttaaaagctaaaaactgttttttgaaaacaagttgaggtgtttggcattgtttttaaaaacaatttttaaaaacaaaattacaaaaaatagaaaattttgagaacaacaaaaagttgttctcaaattttttttgtctatttttttgttctcacatcactttttttttttaattattattatctaacaaaATTTATTGTCatatcattttctctctcttgaCTTTCTCTCATATCACTTTttttctcatcactttctctctccttaccttttttctcttcactttctctctttttattttctctttcatcattttatatatcattattttctcttgcatcacttcttatgtcattattttatctttcatcacttactatatcctcactttctctctcatcacttaatatatcttcattttctttcttatcattttttttctcttgtcatttcctctctcatcactttttctctactcacttctctctcttcacttttttTCTTATCaccttctctctcatttttttcttGGATTAATttctctcttttcaatttctatttcttcaaattctatctccttactttctcactccttatttttcatcattttttcctttaaattattttatctcattatttattacaaatttttaaaagatttttctctttgtaaatatatttgttaattttttatttaagatttaaaaaaaataaaactaaaaaatagtgTTTAGAAAGCATTAACCAAATACTTCTTATTTTTTTgaaatctacaaaaaaaaatattttatattcttATATCTGATAACACATCTTTAAAAACAAACATTAATACCGAACAGACCCATAATTTCTTTGATATTTAATTGAGGAGAGAAAAAATAGATGTGCATTAGTCTTAGCCTTATTATTATTTCGCGTGTGTATTTATGGGCGTTTTGTGTCTATACGGATTGTGACATTCAATTGCAAATCACATTACCTCTCTGCCAGCATAATACGGCGGCCAATTTTAATGTAATTGGCAGATGTGTGCATATCCACACTCTTGTGGTTCGATTGGATTTATGGCTATGATAATGAACTTTGTTTCGTAATCATTTGTGGTATATTAAGTCAAGTTCTCCCATGACCAAATTTAGGGTATTTCTTAATTAAATGCATCACTTTCATTTTTATTAGTAGGAGTATTTATTTTCGACACAACAACAAATtataactttttattttattttttatgatgaTGTATATAGTATAATTATAGTAATCATTTtactaatttttagaaaattcttaaTAATTTATGAGACTAAAAATAGGGTTCAAATAATAAGACCAATAGTGAATATGCTGCCTGACTGTTTTTGTctctatatttttatatattgtatttttgaaaaataattaatataaatatatgtaaaaaTATACAATAGCTCCATTTAAAATTGAACaaaaaattattcatttatatatttgtataatttttatcaataaaaaaaaaattggccttcTTTAATTACTCTAACCTAATAATTAGTCCTAGCTTCCTATaatatatattatcatataaGGTAGTGAAAAGAGAGATGTTTCTACCATAATGAACAAAAATTAATTACTCTAACCTAATAAAAAGCTTAGCAAtatattgtttaaaaaaaaaagagaaaaaaaaatcaacaaataatgacaaaaatatataaatatttattgacATGGGTGAGATTGGATTCACACATAATTCCAAATCTAGTACAAGAATTTCATACTATAGAGAGTAGAGATCCCCTTTCATTCTTGCATATTCAAAACAAtacttaataataatattcatgtTCTACAGCTGTCCTTGCGAGTGTAACGTGATCAAAATCTAATATACTACCTAGAAATATGGGCAATGAAACAATCCAACTCCTTCCGAGAACTTCCACCTTCCGCCATGGACCGCCGCAGGGCCCCACCAAGCTCCTCTGCTCTTTTCCTCATCTCATTCCCTTCTTCCGACGCCATCAATTTCCTGACCCCACGCGCCACCGTGTCAGCTCTCGCAACGTCATCACGGTGGGACCACTCCCTAATAACAGTACCAATCCTCAACAATTTAGTTACTAGAACCGCGTTTCTCGGTTGGTCAGAGTGCATGGGCCACGCCCCAATGGGCACTCCCATAGTTATGCTCTCCACGCACGAGTTCCACCCACAGTGGCTCAAGAACCCACCTGTCGAAGAGTGCCCCAAAATCTCCAACTGGGGCGCCCACTCTCTAACAACCATCCCCATATGTCTGACTCTGTCCTCGTACCCTTTAGGGAGTTCTAATTTTTTCACTTGGTTTTTGTCAAAAACATTACCTTTATCGGCTTCTCTAAGTACCCAAATGAACTTTTGGTTACTTTGTTCTAATCCGAAAGCCAATTCTTTGATTTGCTCGTCTGTGAAAGCAGTAGTGGTCCCAAACGACACATAAATGACTGACCTCGGGTCTTGGTTATCTAGCCACTTTAAACTCACGTGCCTGTCGTTGGGCATTTTTTTATCCAAAAACGACACCGGATTGAACGGCCCAACAGCCCAGTGCTTCTTGTTTGGCAGAATCCTAGCCAGAAAATTCATGTACGGTCTCTCCAACATACGACTCGTGTTGTAGAGATTCCCCGAGTTGAGCTTATTGAACTCGTACTGTGCAGCAATGAAGTCCAAGATCTCCGAGTTCATACACCCTTGAAGTGAAGGAACGTCGTTCGGGATGTACTTAACACTGTCATCCATTTCCAGCAACGACGTCGTTTTCCCCATTCCGTCGCAGTAGAACAAGAAGATGGCGAAGGCCGAGATGCTATGGAACGTGTACGACTCGGCGTTTTGTATGCAGACAACGTCCTGGACCACGGACGCCATGAGAGAGTCGTGGATTACGACAACTCGTCGGGTTTGAGAGGAAAGGCGGCGGAGGAGAGCTGCCGTGGGCTGGCGGAGGTGGCGAGTGGCGTGGAAGCAAGGAAGGAGGTGAGAAGGGAAGTTGTGTTGGTTAGAGGGGTTGGGAGGTGGGGAGGGGAAAGGTGGGACAGTGAAGTCATGGAATTGAATGTTTGGGATCGTGTTTGGATCCCATCCTTGGACTCGAGCCTTGGCTTGGTGGTTGTGGATGGCGGTGCCGACGACGTGGACGGGGATGTCGTAGGCGGCGACGAGGCGGGAGAGGTGGAGGAGTTGGTTGATGTGGCCTTGCGCCGGCAAGGGGACGAACACCACGACCACGTCATGGGATGGTTTCATCATCATCATAGCTGGGGTGATAGTTTGGTTTTGGTCATGGGAGGGATGAGGGTGTTGATAGTGGTTGGCCATGTGGTGTTGAAGGTAGTAGTAAGTGTGACTATTGTTAAGGGGTTTTACATATTCAATACTTAGCTAGGTTGGGCTTgtttatataataatacaatATGCATGAGGAATCAAAatctttctttattattttttttttgtgggtcTTAATTTTAAACAATTACAACATGGCActctattttaaaaataattgattaaaaaaaatagtactagCATCTTAAGTTTGAATAATCGTAAacataaaaaaaagaaataaaacataaagcaaaaaataaaaattgtatgAATTATTATTGATTTACAAAATAGAAAGTCTTATTTATAATCATTTAAACCCTAAAATCTAACCTGATAATAGAAAACTAAACAAAACAAAAGCACCCACAATTGCATAAACCCTAAAGAAAAAAGgaatttattaattgattattattttattttacctgGCAACAAAAGTATGGTGGGTTTATATACGCAAGGCTCATTTcgatttcctttttcttttttccaaAAGAAAATTAATTATAAGCAGTCTTAAGTCTTTCAGTTGCTTTTGTTGGAAAAGTAGAATGCAAGCTGTAAGCTGTTACACGTATGAAATGTactatttttcatttattttaatgTCAAAATGGATTTACATATGACCAAATAATGTGTTATGTTGTGTTTTGGTTGACACGTGTGAATTGAAGGACAGTTATATAGTGGTCCATGGCCATGCAtgtctttttatttattatttttttttttaataaaatggaaaaGATATGCATGGTTTTTACGCATGTTAATAATACAAATGTCGGTACCATAAGTACACGTAGATATGCTGCtgcataataaaatttaatactTTAGGGAAAATCTAGGGTGCACTTTCAAGATGGAGCACATCGGTAAATCtccttctaattttttattttgaaaaatattttcatcaCAATTTTTGTTATGTTggtgtatattataattatttagagtaTTATGTAAATATtcaataaatttttaataatttactgtgttaaaaaataaattttaaatagttTATCAAATGTgtgactattttttttatgtgcgtgaaaagtattttatttgaatattatttttgttactgtaaattattcaaaatttcttgaaaagtCGTATTATGTTtaaaataactacaatatataagACTATAAAAATATTACACTAAAAATATTTTCCGAGCAAAAAATTAGAAAGAGAGTGCAATTGATAACAACCCAATACTTTATATATCGAAGAAGTATACAGAACTTGGATTAATAGTGTGTGAGGACCTAGCTAGTGCTGGTAACGTGTTCTTGTACATTTATTTAAGAGTATTGATAATGGATACTAGTGGTACCCAATAGTGATATAATACAATTTAGTATAAGAtcctatatattttaatttaaaatataataaatagaaTTTGACCAATTAATATAAAGAAGTATTGGACCATAAGTGCTCTATAGTAATGCTCTTTATTTAATGTCATTTTCATAATTACAATATGATTAATACTATATTTGTTGGATGAATAAGACAGTAATGGCACGTGTTTTACTGATTTAGACACAATAATTAAGAACATTTTTATGGGGCACTAATACCACTTTTTTTTTAAGAGTGGTTGACATAACTTTTAAGGCAGTATTAAGTTTTAAAAGTGTTTTGGATGGTTTGATTGGTTTCCAATGAAAATAACTTGTTGATTTTATAAGCTATTTTTGGAAAAGCTACAAAATGTGGGTTTTTTGGAAAGTATTTTTTGATAAGCTAAAAGCTTAAGATTAGTCAAACAAGGCTATTGATTGATACAATTTAGTATCAGACCTTACATATTATAATTTAACTTAAAATTGCACTAATTAATAGCGGAAACCATGTTAGATGGCGTTGGATACCATTTGCAAATAACCCGCCCCGTTTAATAAGTGGGGCGAGGCGGGTCAAAATCGAGGGGACAGTGGGTCAACCCGCTCGCCCCGTTGACCCACTTTTTTATTGtggaaacaaaataaaatttcttAAGTTAACCATTATTTTCTAAAACAATTGCTctcaaaataaaatacaaaatcaataaaaaaatatcattgtCAACCAtcacaaaatacaaaaaaataaaaaataaatctaatGTCAATCTTCACTTCTCTTTATAATCTAATTATCTAAAAAAAAGATAGTTTTGCACATGAATAACAACAAAATAAGtcactaaataaaaaataaaaaacactaCGACTTTTTAAACATCCAAGATCAAAGTCTCGTATTTGTTAtagactttgattttttttttaaaaaacatataAATAAGT is a window of Humulus lupulus chromosome 4, drHumLupu1.1, whole genome shotgun sequence DNA encoding:
- the LOC133831474 gene encoding zeatin O-glucosyltransferase-like, whose product is MANHYQHPHPSHDQNQTITPAMMMMKPSHDVVVVFVPLPAQGHINQLLHLSRLVAAYDIPVHVVGTAIHNHQAKARVQGWDPNTIPNIQFHDFTVPPFPSPPPNPSNQHNFPSHLLPCFHATRHLRQPTAALLRRLSSQTRRVVVIHDSLMASVVQDVVCIQNAESYTFHSISAFAIFLFYCDGMGKTTSLLEMDDSVKYIPNDVPSLQGCMNSEILDFIAAQYEFNKLNSGNLYNTSRMLERPYMNFLARILPNKKHWAVGPFNPVSFLDKKMPNDRHVSLKWLDNQDPRSVIYVSFGTTTAFTDEQIKELAFGLEQSNQKFIWVLREADKGNVFDKNQVKKLELPKGYEDRVRHMGMVVREWAPQLEILGHSSTGGFLSHCGWNSCVESITMGVPIGAWPMHSDQPRNAVLVTKLLRIGTVIREWSHRDDVARADTVARGVRKLMASEEGNEMRKRAEELGGALRRSMAEGGSSRKELDCFIAHISR